The DNA window TGTCGGCTGGTTTTGGCCTGCCAAACCCGGCGACGGCTTGATCACCGGCTCGGAGACGGTCTGCGGGTCGTAGCCCAATGCCTGCTGCTTGCGGTCTTCCAGGATTCGATAGACATCCCGGTCGGCCGAGTTCCGGTACGCGTCGCCACAGCCCCCGGCCAGCAGTGAAACCGACAAGACCGCCGCCCCGCCGATCAAGCAGGTCACGACGAGTACAATGGAATTGTTCACGCGAATTGAAAAGTCCAACACCTGCTCCGTCCGTCAGCGAACCTGCGCCGTGGCAATCCCCGTACGGCCTCCTGCCACGGTTATATCCCTTTATCGAGCGTTCTTACGCGGCCGGATGAAAAACGTTTGCATCGGCAACTCCGTACCGCGCTCTTAGAACGAACGAAACCGACCGATTGGCTGTCGCAGAGAAATGCACTTTCCGGAAATAGGGCTGGCAAATGGTCACCGAACGCCTCGTTCGCCAAGAAAACGTGTGAGCAAAGGCTCGATCTTCCGCTGCAACGTCGCGTTGGCATAAACCGCCCAGGCCAGACCCGTTGTCGTGTCCAGCGGCCCGTCGAGCGGTCGCCCCAGTCCGTCCGTCACGATCACGCCCGCTTCCTCTGCGATCAGCAGCGTGGCGCAATCGTACGGGTGGCAGCAGAGTCCCTCGGGCTTTCCCGCAATGCGATAGTAATACGGCCGAAGGTCGGCATTGAACCGATCGTGGCCCACGATCGCCTCGTAAAACTGTCCGCCGGTCGAGATGTACTGGTCGTCGAACACCAGCGAGTTGTTGGTATCGGTTCCGCCGAGCAACTCTGAGGCGATGCGTTCCATCAGCTCGCCGGCAATCACCTTGGTACCGGGAAAGAAGTTGACGACCATCGCAAACCCATGGGCGATGCCGTCCGCCTGCGACGGATGGAACGCCAGCGGCTCGGCGACGCCCGAGCGAAGGTCGACCCGCTCAGCGACCGCGCCGTTGCCTTTGACCGCCCAGAGCACGTCCGCCAATCCCATTTTGCTGGTCGGAAGCTCGGTCATCACCGCCACTTCGATGTCGCGCAGCCGCGTTCCCGGCCCCTTGTTCGGCGCGACACCGGCCAGCGCCCAGGCCGATCGCTTGTCGTACATGATGCCGCGGGTGCCGTCGATCGGATCCACGATCACCCGTATCTCGGCGTCTTCCTGACGCGAGCCGAGCGGGAACGTCAGGTGTTCGACTTCCTTGCCGCTTTCGTCTTCAAGCCCTTCGGCGATAAGAACCAGCGGCGTAGTCTTCGACCACTCCTTGCAGAACTCCACCAGCACGGGCTCGACCACCGTATCGATCTGATAGATGGTGTCGGCGGTACTGCTGCGATTGACGGCGTGCAGATCCTTCGATTTGCGTGACTCGATCAGCAATGACCGAACGGTCGCCTGGAAGGACTTGAGACGGCGGACAATATCGTCTGCGTTTTTGAGCATGTTCGTGGCATGGACATGTAAGCATGTCCGTGTTCTTCGTCCGTGTTACTTGCCGTATCGCAAACACGGGCATGAGTACATGCCCATGCCACAAGAAAAGTCATCCGGCGGGCAGTGCCCGCCCTACACGATCGCCGACCCGGTCTGCCAGGCACCGTCGCTGCTGCCGGCGAACAGGGTCGGCGTCTTGCCCGTCTTGCCGGCGTAGTCGGCCATGGCCGACGCGATTGCCTTATCCTGAATGTCGCCCCGCTCGCAGAGCAACGCCACCGTTCCGCCCAGCCCGCCGCCGGTGATCCGGGCACCGTACAGACCCTGGCGTTCCCGCTGCCGCAGCAGCATCACCAGCAGGTCGGCTTCTTCCGAACCGAGCTTCGCGTCCATCATGTACGACTGATGGCTGGCGTACATCAGGTGGCCGGCCTTGTCGAGCGTCAGGCCGTAGTCGCGCGATCCGATGGCGGACGGGGCCATCCGGTTGGCCTCTTCCAGGAACTCGCTGAACTTTCGCACCCTTCGTGCCTCCAGCACATGGTGGTCGGCGGCGTGGACGATCTCGTAGGTTGTATCGGGGTGAACCCGGGTCGCCGTGTCGATCGTGGGACCATATTTGAGAAGGAATTCGCCGCCACGAATCTGGTCCGGAAGCCGCGAGCGGAAGATGCGCTTGTAGTCTTCAGGATCGAGGTTCGCGAGGTAGCCGTTGAGCGGGTCGGCGACCAGTTCGCGGCCGGCGGCGGCGCCGATGTGCTTCATCGTCGCCAGGATGATCTTGTGGGCCATGAACGCCGCGCAGCGGGTCTTGCCGTACTGCCCCCCGCCGACGCTGTGCCGCACGCCGGTGTCGATGCCGACGAAACGCATGTTCGGCGGCACCGCCAGCGGCGCGAGCAGTTCGTGCGGCTGGCACTTCATCCGGAGAAGCTGGCCAGAAAGGCCTGCCACGCTCGTCGCCTGGTCCATGATGCCGCAAGGTGCGCCGACCACGTCATTCTCCACCCGCTGGCACAGCGCGGCGAGGTCCATCGACAAGATCGAAGCGTCTCGCGAAATCCTAAGGTGATCGACCAGCACCGACATTGTCGCGACTTCGATCGCCGCCGACGAACTGACCCCCGCGCCCAGCGGCACCGTACTGAGCAAGGCAATGTTCAGACCTGCGACGGAAGGCTTGGCGAGATCGACCAACCCGGCGACGTGCAGCACATGCAGGCACCCGGCAAGGTACGCCGCCCATTGCCGTCCCGGCTCGGCGAACTCACGACGCAGGTCAGCGGTGGGCATCGCGGCCAGGGCGTCGAGGGGAATTCGCAGCGTGAACGGCTTGTGCTCGTCGAACAGATTGAACGAGAAGACCTGCACCTGCCGGTCGTCGCGCTCTTGAATCGCGACCGCCGCTGCCCGATCGAGCGGCATCTCGCAGACGAGCGACCCTGTGTAGTCGGCGATCCCGCCCATGACGTCGAGCCGGCCCGGAGCCCGGGCGATACGAACCGGCCGGGAGGGAGCGAAATCAACGGCAAGTTCGTCGCGCAGCCGGGCCAACAGTGCCGGGACGGGTTGCTGCGATAGGAGCGATAAAGACACGATGGTTGAGGCTTCCTTATGACGGGGCAATCAGGATAACTGGGCTATCAGGGCCGATTCCCCTTGGCCCTTCCGACGCCATCTTCTTCGATCTTCTTGCCCGGCGGCGGCTCGATGATCAGCTTATCGAAGAGACGACCGCCACCCTTCTGCTCGGGGCCGCCGGCGGTTTCGAAGCTGGCGGTCAGGACGAACTCGCGGCCTTCACTGATCTTGTCGTCGGCGAGTTGGAACGTATAGGCCCGCAGGGCAGGACTCCAGTGGGCTTCCTGTTCTTCCCGTGTCAGCAGTGTTCCCTTCCAGGGACCACCAAGACGCTGTCCGATCATGTTGGGGTTGTATTTCTTGTAACCCCAAAGTTCGAAGAGCATGGTCCCGTTGCCGCGGGTGGGCTCGTTATAAGAGTCCAGAAGCTCAACGACGGCCTCGACGCCGTCGGGCTTCTTGTCGCCGGTCCAGTCTTTCACCCGGGTAAAGGAAGGATGAATGCGAAGCTTCGCCGGGCCGAACTCTTCGGGCCGGGTGATTCCGGACGATTGCGAGCAACCCCCGGCGAACAGACCGAGACTCGCCAGGCACAAAACAGCAGACAAACGGCGCATACCGGGATGGTGAAGAAGAAGCCCGCCAGTGTCAAACGACCTGGCGGGCTTCGGGGCTCGAATCAATCTATTTTGCAATCGCGGGAAATCGCAACGATCAATGCCGTTCTACTTCGCCGGCTGGGTGGCGGGCTTGGTCGCCGAAGACTCTGCGGCGGGGTCGGCAAGTTTGACGAGCTCTTCCTTGCCGAAAAACTTAAGCGATTCCGAGTTCACGCAATGCCGCTTGCCGGTGGGAGGCGGGCCGTCGTCGAAAACGTGACCCAGGTGTCCGCCGCAACGGCCGCACAGGATCTCTTCGCGAACCATGCCGTAGGCGCGGTCTATTTC is part of the Humisphaera borealis genome and encodes:
- a CDS encoding FIG domain-containing protein — encoded protein: MLKNADDIVRRLKSFQATVRSLLIESRKSKDLHAVNRSSTADTIYQIDTVVEPVLVEFCKEWSKTTPLVLIAEGLEDESGKEVEHLTFPLGSRQEDAEIRVIVDPIDGTRGIMYDKRSAWALAGVAPNKGPGTRLRDIEVAVMTELPTSKMGLADVLWAVKGNGAVAERVDLRSGVAEPLAFHPSQADGIAHGFAMVVNFFPGTKVIAGELMERIASELLGGTDTNNSLVFDDQYISTGGQFYEAIVGHDRFNADLRPYYYRIAGKPEGLCCHPYDCATLLIAEEAGVIVTDGLGRPLDGPLDTTTGLAWAVYANATLQRKIEPLLTRFLGERGVR
- a CDS encoding galactokinase, with protein sequence MSLSLLSQQPVPALLARLRDELAVDFAPSRPVRIARAPGRLDVMGGIADYTGSLVCEMPLDRAAAVAIQERDDRQVQVFSFNLFDEHKPFTLRIPLDALAAMPTADLRREFAEPGRQWAAYLAGCLHVLHVAGLVDLAKPSVAGLNIALLSTVPLGAGVSSSAAIEVATMSVLVDHLRISRDASILSMDLAALCQRVENDVVGAPCGIMDQATSVAGLSGQLLRMKCQPHELLAPLAVPPNMRFVGIDTGVRHSVGGGQYGKTRCAAFMAHKIILATMKHIGAAAGRELVADPLNGYLANLDPEDYKRIFRSRLPDQIRGGEFLLKYGPTIDTATRVHPDTTYEIVHAADHHVLEARRVRKFSEFLEEANRMAPSAIGSRDYGLTLDKAGHLMYASHQSYMMDAKLGSEEADLLVMLLRQRERQGLYGARITGGGLGGTVALLCERGDIQDKAIASAMADYAGKTGKTPTLFAGSSDGAWQTGSAIV